From the Cupriavidus necator N-1 genome, one window contains:
- the fdhD gene encoding formate dehydrogenase accessory sulfurtransferase FdhD — MRRDLPVEGSSAGMEEVPAQRTVEVRRWRHGTVRSEDDRLAEETPVALEYNGISHAVMLATPADFDDFAIGFSLSEGIVDNACEIYGIDVEAGGNGVTVKIEIASAAFARLKTRRRALAGRTGCGLCGTESLEDVMRLPQPVQSTAIFDPSVFDAAFAALHNRQTLLRDTGATHAAGWLRADGTLVLVREDVGRHNALDKLAGALASGTEDIKSGAVIVTSRASYEMVLKTASIGAGILAAVSGPTALAVRMAESTVVTLAGFVRSGSLVVYSHPERLRIA, encoded by the coding sequence ATGAGGCGGGATTTGCCAGTGGAAGGCAGTAGCGCCGGCATGGAAGAGGTACCGGCGCAGCGCACCGTCGAGGTCAGACGCTGGCGTCATGGCACCGTGAGGTCCGAGGACGACCGCCTTGCCGAAGAAACGCCAGTCGCGCTCGAATACAACGGCATCTCGCATGCGGTCATGCTGGCTACGCCCGCCGATTTCGATGACTTCGCGATCGGCTTCAGCCTTAGCGAAGGCATTGTCGACAACGCCTGCGAGATCTACGGTATCGACGTGGAAGCCGGCGGGAACGGCGTGACGGTCAAGATAGAGATCGCCTCCGCCGCCTTCGCCAGGCTGAAGACCCGGCGTCGCGCGCTGGCGGGGCGTACCGGCTGCGGCCTGTGCGGCACCGAGTCGCTTGAAGACGTCATGCGCCTGCCGCAGCCGGTGCAGAGCACGGCCATCTTCGACCCGTCTGTCTTCGACGCGGCGTTCGCCGCCTTGCACAACCGCCAGACGCTGCTGCGCGATACCGGAGCGACCCACGCAGCGGGATGGCTGCGCGCGGATGGCACGCTGGTCCTGGTGCGCGAGGACGTGGGGCGCCACAATGCGCTCGACAAGCTGGCGGGCGCACTGGCAAGCGGCACTGAGGATATCAAGAGCGGCGCGGTGATTGTCACCAGCCGGGCCAGCTACGAGATGGTGCTCAAGACGGCATCGATCGGCGCCGGGATTCTTGCTGCGGTGTCCGGCCCAACGGCACTGGCCGTGCGGATGGCGGAATCCACGGTGGTGACGCTGGCCGGTTTTGTGCGCAGTGGCAGCCTGGTCGTCTACTCACATCCCGAACGCCTGCGGATTGCCTAG
- a CDS encoding FdhF/YdeP family oxidoreductase, with translation MATRREVPGIRPYDGPAGGWGALRATTQAIRLQMDSVKAPITMLRTNQPDGFDCPGCAWPDKEHRSTFQFCENGAKAVTWEATSKRVRPEFFESNTVSSLLQRSDFELEDMGRLTHPLVYDRATDTFRAVDWGAAFARIGEILRGLSPDQVEFYTSGRASNEAAFLFQLFAREYGTNNFPDCSNMCHEPTSVGLPQSIGIGKGTVSLEDFDSCELIISIGHNPGTNHPRMMGTLHEAARRNVPIVVFNPLRERALERFADPQNWLEMATYGSTRIASTYYQVDAGGDAAALKGIMKALLAMDAALGDILDRDFIAVHTEGFDAFAADLAATTWEDIEKASGLTRADLEQVADLYAKSNATIVTYGMGVTQHNKGTANVRLIADLLFLRGNFGKPGAGICPLRGHSNVQGNRTVGITERPTDSFLKQIEDALGFKPPQTHGHDAVKAMQAMIDGTAKALICLGGNFAVALPDSGQSFPAMGKLDLSVHIGTKLNRSHLLVAKETYVLPCLGRTELDVQATGPQSVTVEDSMSMVHASAGKLTPASEELRSEPSIVAGMANATMPNSKVPWLDLVADYDKIRDLIEKTVPGFENFNARIRTPGGFRLPLPPTERKWPTPTGKAMFSVYGGVKEDADVLGGENVLRLMTIRSHDQYNTTIYALDDRYRGVFGRRDVLFMHEDDMAARGLEHGDLVDIETIVTGRQLRLKKITAIAYANIARGSVAAYYPEANVLVPLDYIDKESGTPSYKSIPVRVLRAEVT, from the coding sequence ATGGCTACTCGACGGGAAGTGCCTGGCATCAGGCCGTATGACGGACCCGCTGGTGGTTGGGGTGCGCTTCGCGCAACGACTCAAGCCATACGGCTGCAAATGGATAGCGTCAAGGCGCCGATCACGATGCTCCGGACCAATCAGCCCGATGGCTTCGATTGTCCGGGCTGCGCGTGGCCCGACAAGGAGCACAGGTCCACGTTCCAGTTCTGCGAGAACGGCGCCAAGGCCGTCACCTGGGAAGCGACCAGCAAACGGGTGCGGCCAGAATTCTTTGAAAGCAACACGGTGTCGTCGCTGCTGCAACGATCGGATTTTGAGCTGGAGGATATGGGGCGGCTTACCCATCCGCTGGTCTACGATCGTGCCACTGACACATTTCGGGCGGTCGATTGGGGCGCGGCATTCGCCCGAATCGGTGAAATCCTGCGTGGGCTGTCGCCCGACCAGGTCGAGTTCTATACGTCGGGCAGGGCATCGAACGAGGCAGCTTTTCTGTTCCAGCTGTTCGCACGGGAATATGGCACGAACAACTTCCCCGATTGCTCGAACATGTGCCACGAGCCCACCAGCGTCGGCTTGCCACAATCGATCGGAATCGGCAAAGGCACGGTGTCGCTGGAAGACTTCGATAGTTGCGAGCTCATCATCTCCATCGGCCACAATCCCGGGACGAATCACCCCAGAATGATGGGAACGCTTCATGAAGCCGCACGGCGCAACGTCCCCATCGTCGTGTTCAATCCGCTGCGCGAGCGCGCGCTCGAACGGTTCGCGGATCCCCAGAACTGGCTTGAAATGGCGACTTACGGCTCGACCAGGATCGCCTCGACGTACTATCAGGTCGATGCCGGAGGCGACGCGGCCGCGCTCAAGGGGATCATGAAGGCCCTCCTGGCCATGGACGCGGCTCTGGGAGATATTCTGGACCGTGATTTCATCGCGGTGCATACCGAGGGTTTCGACGCATTTGCAGCAGACCTGGCAGCCACGACGTGGGAAGACATAGAGAAGGCGAGCGGACTCACCCGTGCGGATCTTGAGCAGGTTGCAGACCTCTACGCGAAATCGAATGCGACGATCGTCACCTATGGCATGGGCGTCACCCAGCACAACAAGGGCACTGCCAATGTCCGCCTGATCGCGGATCTGTTGTTCCTGCGTGGAAACTTCGGCAAGCCCGGCGCTGGCATTTGTCCATTGCGTGGCCACTCCAACGTGCAGGGAAATCGAACGGTCGGCATCACCGAAAGACCAACGGACAGTTTCCTCAAGCAGATCGAAGATGCATTGGGATTCAAGCCGCCGCAGACGCACGGACATGATGCCGTCAAGGCGATGCAGGCAATGATAGACGGCACGGCCAAGGCCCTGATCTGCCTGGGCGGCAATTTCGCGGTTGCGCTGCCCGATTCCGGACAGTCCTTTCCCGCGATGGGGAAGCTCGATCTGAGCGTCCATATCGGTACCAAGCTCAATCGCTCGCATCTGCTGGTGGCGAAGGAAACGTACGTGCTGCCGTGCCTGGGCCGCACGGAACTTGATGTACAGGCGACCGGGCCACAATCGGTGACGGTCGAGGATTCGATGTCAATGGTCCACGCATCGGCCGGAAAGCTCACGCCTGCCTCTGAAGAACTGCGTTCCGAGCCTTCGATCGTGGCCGGCATGGCCAACGCGACCATGCCCAACAGCAAGGTCCCGTGGCTGGACCTGGTGGCCGACTATGACAAGATCCGCGACCTGATCGAAAAGACCGTGCCCGGCTTCGAGAACTTCAACGCACGCATCCGGACGCCGGGTGGCTTCCGCCTGCCGCTTCCGCCGACCGAGCGCAAGTGGCCGACGCCGACTGGGAAAGCGATGTTCTCCGTGTATGGCGGGGTGAAAGAGGACGCCGACGTCCTCGGCGGAGAAAATGTCCTGCGCCTGATGACGATCCGCAGCCACGACCAGTACAACACCACGATCTATGCGCTGGATGATCGCTATCGAGGCGTATTCGGGCGGCGCGATGTGCTGTTCATGCATGAAGACGACATGGCGGCACGCGGACTGGAGCATGGTGACCTGGTCGACATCGAGACCATCGTAACCGGCAGGCAACTGCGCTTGAAGAAGATCACTGCGATCGCTTATGCAAACATCGCACGGGGTTCCGTGGCGGCGTATTACCCGGAGGCGAATGTGCTGGTGCCACTGGACTACATTGACAAGGAAAGCGGAACGCCTTCGTACAAGTCCATTCCCGTACGGGTGTTGCGTGCGGAGGTGACTTAA
- a CDS encoding bestrophin family protein: MIVRPKRNWFSMLFVWSGSVLQTIIPQLLFLALVSGFAVLTQGRILGEKIPLNTAPFTLFGVALTIFLAFRNNASYERFKEARYLWGHVLIASRSLTSQILCYLPEDRSEDRIQLVNHLIAFAYSLKHELRKTDPTQDLVRLVGRDAMEALRSKHYRPTAILNEVRHRLSRLQFRAVISENKLWMLDAQINELATTVGGCERIASTPIPFSYGVLLHRTVYAYCIMLPFGLVDSTELFTPIICVFVAYTLIALEAIADEVSEPFSEAPNALALDAIARNIERSLLELSNREIPEEKLPDRQYQLT, encoded by the coding sequence ATGATCGTACGGCCAAAGAGAAACTGGTTCAGCATGCTGTTCGTATGGAGCGGGTCAGTCTTGCAGACCATCATTCCGCAGCTGCTCTTCCTGGCTCTTGTCAGCGGCTTCGCTGTCCTGACCCAAGGGCGGATACTGGGCGAAAAGATCCCGCTCAATACCGCCCCTTTCACGCTATTTGGCGTGGCGCTGACCATCTTTCTTGCGTTCCGGAACAATGCCAGCTACGAACGCTTCAAAGAAGCACGCTACCTTTGGGGGCACGTGCTCATCGCCTCACGCTCGCTCACCTCGCAGATACTGTGTTATCTCCCCGAGGACCGCAGTGAGGATCGGATCCAGCTGGTCAATCATCTGATTGCGTTTGCCTATTCGCTAAAGCATGAGCTTCGCAAGACGGACCCGACCCAGGATCTGGTTCGGCTTGTCGGGCGCGACGCGATGGAGGCCTTGCGTTCCAAGCACTATCGGCCGACGGCAATCCTCAATGAGGTACGCCATAGACTCTCGCGCCTGCAATTTCGTGCCGTGATCTCGGAGAACAAGCTCTGGATGCTTGATGCCCAGATCAACGAACTGGCGACGACGGTCGGCGGGTGCGAGCGCATTGCATCCACCCCGATCCCGTTTTCCTACGGGGTCCTGCTGCATCGCACCGTGTACGCCTATTGCATCATGCTGCCATTTGGCCTGGTGGATTCGACCGAGCTGTTCACGCCAATCATCTGCGTCTTTGTTGCTTACACGCTGATCGCGCTGGAAGCAATCGCCGACGAAGTGTCCGAGCCGTTCAGCGAGGCGCCCAACGCTCTGGCACTCGATGCCATCGCACGCAACATCGAGCGCTCGCTGCTGGAGCTGTCCAATCGGGAGATTCCCGAGGAGAAATTACCGGACCGTCAGTATCAACTGACGTAG
- a CDS encoding family 1 encapsulin nanocompartment shell protein: MNNLHRELAPITSAAWSQIEEEVARTFKRSVAGRRVTDVIGPGGPELAGVGTGHLLDLEAPLQGVGAKLREVRALVQLTVPFELQREAIDSVERGARDSDWQPAKEAAKQLAFAEDRAIFDGYRQAGVVGIHQGSSNPKFTLPADVNEYPQVISDALEALKLVGVDGPYSVLLGADAYTALAGGRDQGYPVIDHIKRIVSGEIIWAPAISGGSVMSTRGGDYALHLGEDLSIGYSSHTEQVVRLYLRETLTFLMLTSEASVPLELTGQAPGK, from the coding sequence ATGAATAACCTGCACCGCGAACTCGCCCCAATCACCAGCGCCGCATGGTCTCAAATTGAAGAGGAAGTGGCGCGCACCTTCAAGCGTTCCGTCGCCGGACGGCGCGTGACAGACGTGATCGGCCCCGGCGGCCCCGAACTGGCCGGCGTGGGTACCGGGCACCTGCTGGACCTCGAGGCGCCGCTGCAGGGCGTCGGCGCGAAGCTGCGCGAGGTCAGGGCCCTGGTCCAGCTGACCGTGCCGTTTGAACTCCAGCGCGAAGCGATCGACAGCGTCGAGCGCGGCGCGCGCGACTCCGACTGGCAGCCGGCCAAGGAAGCGGCCAAACAGCTTGCCTTTGCGGAGGATCGGGCCATCTTCGACGGCTATCGGCAGGCGGGCGTCGTTGGCATCCACCAAGGCTCGTCGAATCCGAAGTTCACGCTGCCGGCCGACGTCAACGAATATCCGCAGGTGATCAGCGATGCGCTCGAGGCGTTGAAGCTGGTGGGCGTCGACGGCCCCTACTCCGTGCTCCTTGGCGCCGACGCATACACCGCGCTCGCGGGCGGGCGCGACCAGGGCTACCCGGTCATTGACCACATCAAGCGGATCGTCAGCGGCGAGATCATCTGGGCGCCGGCGATCAGCGGCGGCAGTGTAATGTCGACCCGCGGCGGTGACTACGCCTTGCACCTTGGCGAGGATCTCTCGATCGGCTATAGCAGCCATACGGAGCAGGTGGTACGGCTGTACCTGCGTGAAACGCTGACGTTCCTGATGCTGACGAGCGAGGCATCGGTTCCGCTTGAACTGACAGGGCAAGCACCCGGAAAATAA
- a CDS encoding Dyp-type peroxidase has translation MPTNSPEPQAVSGTVTRSAIFIVATLTDGDDHADTVRAWCADVAAIVRAVGHRVPSGNLSCVCGFGSDAWDRLFGKPRPAALHPFREFGTGDRVAIATPGDLLLHIRADSMDLCFELATQLLGKLGDAIQVVDEVHGFRNFDMRAMIGFVDGTENPAGREAVDFTVIGDEDAEFAGGSYVIVQKYLHNMTGWNALPVETQELIIGRKKLSDIELDEEIKPSSSHSSLTTLVENGQEVKILRDNMPFGRPGAGEFGTYFIGYARSPAPIEKMLENMFVGLPPGNYDRLLDFSKAVTGSLFFVPSADLLEGLADREAPAVSDSQPAPSPSAAPHREGSLNIGSLKGNREYE, from the coding sequence ATGCCTACAAATTCCCCCGAACCGCAAGCTGTTTCCGGCACAGTCACCCGCAGCGCCATATTCATCGTTGCGACGCTCACCGACGGCGACGACCACGCCGACACCGTCCGCGCATGGTGTGCCGACGTTGCCGCCATCGTGCGCGCGGTCGGCCATCGCGTGCCGTCAGGCAACCTGTCCTGTGTCTGCGGCTTCGGCTCCGACGCTTGGGACAGGCTGTTCGGCAAGCCCCGTCCCGCGGCGCTGCATCCGTTCCGGGAGTTCGGCACCGGCGATCGCGTCGCCATCGCCACGCCGGGTGACCTGCTGTTGCACATCCGTGCCGATTCGATGGACCTGTGCTTCGAGCTTGCCACGCAACTGCTCGGCAAGCTTGGCGATGCGATCCAGGTCGTCGACGAGGTGCACGGCTTTCGCAACTTCGACATGCGGGCGATGATCGGCTTTGTCGATGGCACGGAGAATCCGGCCGGACGCGAGGCGGTCGATTTCACGGTGATCGGCGACGAGGATGCCGAGTTTGCCGGCGGCAGCTACGTCATCGTGCAGAAATATCTGCACAATATGACGGGGTGGAATGCCCTTCCCGTGGAGACACAGGAACTGATCATCGGACGCAAGAAGCTGTCCGACATCGAACTGGACGAAGAGATCAAACCCTCGTCATCGCACAGTTCGCTGACAACGCTGGTCGAGAACGGGCAAGAGGTGAAGATCTTGCGTGACAACATGCCATTCGGGCGCCCGGGAGCGGGCGAGTTCGGCACCTACTTCATCGGCTACGCCCGTTCGCCCGCGCCGATCGAGAAGATGCTCGAGAACATGTTCGTCGGATTGCCGCCCGGCAATTACGACCGGCTGCTCGACTTCAGCAAGGCAGTCACCGGCAGCCTGTTCTTTGTGCCGTCGGCCGACCTGCTTGAAGGGCTTGCGGACCGCGAAGCCCCTGCTGTCAGTGATAGCCAACCGGCGCCCTCACCGTCGGCCGCACCGCACCGGGAAGGCTCATTGAATATCGGATCGCTCAAAGGGAACCGTGAATATGAATAA